The nucleotide window AGGTACTGCATGAGCCCCTGGTAGGCGTCCAGGCCGAGGAGCCGCTCGTAGAAGCACGGCCCCGCCGACGAGAATATAGTGGCCATGCCGCTGCCCAACAGGGACCAGCACAGGACAAAGGACAGGAAGAACTGCATGCGCAGGACGGGATTGCTCAGGCTGAACGCCTGCCAGTACACGACCATGAACATGGTGAACAACCATGCGGCGTATATGAAATTGATGGTCAGGGTGACGGCGGGATAACCCAGCAGCGGCATGAGCAGTTCCCACGGCTGATATCCGCCGTGCAGGAGTTCCTCCAGGCGGTACAACGCGGGGTCCCATGTGTAGGGATTCATGACCGGGATAAGGCTCTTGAAGGCGGTGAACGCGGACATGAACACCGGCAGCAGCAACAGAATGGGCAGCCCGGTGAGGAACCGCTCCTCGAACAGGACTTTGAAGTCCGCCCGCATGTGGGACAGAAGCGGCCTGGGCCGGGTGACAAGCGCCATGTTCAGGTATCGGCCGAGGAGAACGGCCGCAAAGAAAAGCACTGCGGTCAGCGGCAGGACCTCATACATGTCGAACGAGATCATGTGGTAGGTGCCCAGCCATGCACAGACCGCGATCAGGGCGATCATGTAGGCCAACACATATATTATGAAATGACGGTGCTGACGAATCCGCTCCAAAATGATGGTCGCCAGCCTCTTCATACTGTTCTCCACCGCTCCAGCTCCACTCGCAAACAATGAACGTCCCTGACCGCGCCATGGCGGCCGACAATAACGGCTTGCCTTTCAAAAATCCTTGATTCCATATTTTGCAGGAACAAGTCAAACCCGTCAACAGTCCGCTATTGCTGAACTATATTTCCCTGATCCTCCGGGGGCTCATATCCGTGCAGCAGCACGGCGACCACGACGGACCCGATGAAGAGAAGGGCCGCCCCCAAGGTGAAGACGTGGGCGACGCCGAGGGTGTCCATGATCAGCCCGGACAGGATGGGGGAAATGATCAGCCCGAAGGTCCAGGCCGCGTCCGTGACGCTCATGAGCGAGGCCATGCCCATGGTCCGCCCCAGGTGGCCGGAGATGACCAGGCTGCCCGGGAAGGTCAGCCCGCTGGCCAGCCCCATGAGCACGTTCAGGCCGAGGAGGGGACCGAATCCCTCCACGAAGGGCATGGGCAGGATGGACACGGCGCAGGCGAACATGCCGACCAGAACGGCGGACTTGGGGTTGCCCCGGTCCATCCACCGCCCCACGGGCTGCTGCATGAGGGCCACTATGAAGATGTTCACGGACAGCAGGACGCCCACCTGGAGCGAGGACAGGGACGCCCCCATGGCGTAGATGGGCAGGAAGGTGTAGACCGCGCCCTGGCCCGTGGCCGCGAAAAATCGCATCAGCACGAGGGCCACTGCAGTGCGGTCGGAAAAAATCTCGCGCAGGGAGGCCGTGCCCTGTGCGCGCACCACTGCCCCGCTCTCCCGGTCCGGGGGCAGCAGGAACAGCACCAGCCCGCCCGCGAAGATGGACAACGCGCCCATGCCGTAAAAAGCCGAGTGCATGCCGAAGTGCTCGAACAGGACGCCGCCCAGGGACGGACCGAGGCCGAGACCGGCCATCAGGGCCATGTTCACGGTGCCCAGGTAGGAGCCGAGCTGCCCCCTGGGCGCGATGTCGCCCGCCAGCGCCATGCAGATGGGCACCACCAGGAGCGAGGCCAGCCCGTGGGCCAGGCGGACCGCGATCAGCATCTCCGAGCTGTCGGCCATGACGTAGGCAAAGGACACCACGGAATACAGGGCCAACCCCATGAGGATGAAATTCTTCCGCCCCAGCCGGTCCGAGAACCGGCCCACCCAGGTCGAAAGCAGGGTCCGGGAGATGTTGTAGCTGGCGATGATCAGGCCGACGACCAGGCCGCCCGCCCCGAACTGCACGGCCAGGACCGGCAGCAGCGGCCAGATGATGCCCAGCCCCACCATGACGGAACAGGTGGCGGCGGACAGGGTGAAGAGGACGGCGAGCGGGGTATTCTGCATCACGGGGGCGACCCTTTGCCGATTGCCGGATTCGGGTTCGGCAGAGAAACTAGGCCCATACCGCCCCAGTATCAAGAGGGTTTTTTCATCTACGCGAAACCGTTATTTTCCGGCAACAAAAGGCTTGAGTACCCATCGGTTTTCATGTAAGTACCTGTTCCCGGTCGTGACCACCGGCGTTGCCTGTGCTTTCCCCGTTACACCCGCGTGGGCGCGTTATGTTGCTGGAATACCGACTGAATTTACAAGAATCCGAAGGGATGGCACCCTGGCTTACGGACAGGCTGCAGTGCCTTCCCACCTGTTTGCTTTAAGGAGCGATTATTATGAAGACATATAGCCCGAAGCCGGAAGACGTGAGCCGCGAATGGTTCATCGTCGACGCAACGGACAAGATTCTGGGCCGCCTGGCAACCGAGATCACCACTCGTCTGCGTGGCAAGCACAAACCCGAATTCGCCCCCCACATGGACATGGGCGACTTCGTGATCGTCATCAACGCCGACAAGATCAAGGTCACCGGCCAGAAGCTGGATGCCAAGATGTACTACAAGCACACCAACCATCCCGGCGGCCTCAAGGAAAAGAGCCTGCGCCAGATGCTGGACATCAAGCCTGAGAACGTCATCACCGCCGCGGTCAAGGGCATGCTGCCCAAGAACAAGTTGGCTGCCAAGCAGATCAAGAAGCTGAAGGTCTACGCCGGCAGCGAGCACCCGCACGCCGCCCAGGCACCCAAACCTCTGGATATTTAATCGGGGATTATCATGAGCGATTTCACTTACGCCACTGGCAAACGTAAAAATGCGATCTCCCGTACCCGTCTGTACGCCGGTACCGGCCAGATCACCGTCAACGGTCGTCCCTTCGAGGACTACTTTCCCCGCAAGACCCTGCAGATGGTCGTGCAGCAGCCGCTGAAGCTGGTCAAGATGCTCGACAAGTTCGACATCAAGGCCAACTGCACCGGCGGCGGCGTGTCCGGCCAGGCAGAAGCCCTGCGCCACGGCATCTCACGCGCCCTGTGCGAGATCGATCCCGAACTGCGCGCCGTTCTGAAGCCCGCCGGTCTCCTGACCCGCGATGCTCGTAAGAAAGAGCGCAAAAAGTACGGTCTGCGCGGTGCCCGCGCATCCTTCCAGTTCTCCAAGCGTTAAGCCGAAGACTGGAAACCACGACACTCAAAAGGTCGGTACCTGTTGGTACCGGCCTTTTTTGCGTGTGGCGTGGTTCCCGCGATTGGGGGGGTGCCTTTTTTATCACTGGAAGGCGCTTGTGCGCCTTTGGGGTGGGTAGGCTGCAAACCCGCTTTGCGGGTTTGATCGCCTCGATGGGGGGGCTTGTGCGCATTCGCGTTTTACGGTGCGCGTTCTCCTTTTAATGTGCTCCGCTCTTACAGCGGCTGACTTTTTGATTCGGGCCGTCCGTGGCCCTCACCCCTCCGGGGTCGCGCCTTTCAGGCGCGCTCCAAATCCGCTGTCCTGCGGATTTGTGGCTGGCGCACCAAAAAGTAAGCAAAAAGTGCGCTTTCCCAGCTTGACCGCCCCAAGATCGCGGGGAGAATCCGATCAGCTCGGGACAGCTCCCATCCTTGGGGGATGGCTGGCGTTGCTTGTGCGGGGGAGGTGATGGTCCATGGTAAGGTGTACGTATTGCGTTTTGGGAGCCGCCGTCCCTCGCTGTCGGCTTCTAACCTCGCGATCAAGGCGGGGTTGTCCGACGATTGAATGGGAAGGCGTACTTCTTAGGGTGCACCTGGCGGAGGAGGTGGGAGGATTTCACGAACGAGCACTTTTAAAGGGTGTACCTTGCAGTGATGGCAGCGACTAGTGATCGGGCTGTCGTCTGCAAAAGGTGCGTCTATTGGAGGCAGCAGAGACTGACGGTCTCCGTAGA belongs to Pseudodesulfovibrio portus and includes:
- a CDS encoding phosphatase PAP2 family protein: MKRLATIILERIRQHRHFIIYVLAYMIALIAVCAWLGTYHMISFDMYEVLPLTAVLFFAAVLLGRYLNMALVTRPRPLLSHMRADFKVLFEERFLTGLPILLLLPVFMSAFTAFKSLIPVMNPYTWDPALYRLEELLHGGYQPWELLMPLLGYPAVTLTINFIYAAWLFTMFMVVYWQAFSLSNPVLRMQFFLSFVLCWSLLGSGMATIFSSAGPCFYERLLGLDAYQGLMQYLQSVDEQHPVWALSAQDMLWKLYELHKLALGSGISALPSMHVSSALLFALVGVRTHWVPGVALSIFFVFILVGSVHLGWHYAVDGYVAIILTLILWRLAGIWAGRLPLGEGRILD
- a CDS encoding MFS transporter; this translates as MQNTPLAVLFTLSAATCSVMVGLGIIWPLLPVLAVQFGAGGLVVGLIIASYNISRTLLSTWVGRFSDRLGRKNFILMGLALYSVVSFAYVMADSSEMLIAVRLAHGLASLLVVPICMALAGDIAPRGQLGSYLGTVNMALMAGLGLGPSLGGVLFEHFGMHSAFYGMGALSIFAGGLVLFLLPPDRESGAVVRAQGTASLREIFSDRTAVALVLMRFFAATGQGAVYTFLPIYAMGASLSSLQVGVLLSVNIFIVALMQQPVGRWMDRGNPKSAVLVGMFACAVSILPMPFVEGFGPLLGLNVLMGLASGLTFPGSLVISGHLGRTMGMASLMSVTDAAWTFGLIISPILSGLIMDTLGVAHVFTLGAALLFIGSVVVAVLLHGYEPPEDQGNIVQQ
- the rplM gene encoding 50S ribosomal protein L13, translating into MKTYSPKPEDVSREWFIVDATDKILGRLATEITTRLRGKHKPEFAPHMDMGDFVIVINADKIKVTGQKLDAKMYYKHTNHPGGLKEKSLRQMLDIKPENVITAAVKGMLPKNKLAAKQIKKLKVYAGSEHPHAAQAPKPLDI
- the rpsI gene encoding 30S ribosomal protein S9, which produces MSDFTYATGKRKNAISRTRLYAGTGQITVNGRPFEDYFPRKTLQMVVQQPLKLVKMLDKFDIKANCTGGGVSGQAEALRHGISRALCEIDPELRAVLKPAGLLTRDARKKERKKYGLRGARASFQFSKR